Proteins co-encoded in one Coxiella burnetii genomic window:
- the miaB gene encoding tRNA (N6-isopentenyl adenosine(37)-C2)-methylthiotransferase MiaB: MKKLYLKTHGCQMNEYDSAKMADVLKFSHGLELTEDPAVADVFLLNTCSVREKAQTKVFSELGRWRPFKEKRPHVVIGVGGCVASQEGETILKQAPFVDIVFGPQTLHRLPDLLDSVIQKRKSVVDITFPEIEKFDRLPQPRAEGPSAFVSIMEGCSKYCTFCVVPYTRGEEISRPFDDVIAEVASLCEQGVREITLLGQNVNDYRGLMHDGQVADLALLIHYLAAMDNIERIRFTTSHPSAFSENLIDAYAEEPKLANHLHLPVQSGSDRILAAMKRNYTVLEYKSKIRKLRAVRPDISLSSDFIIGFPGETDADFEATMNLIHDMGFDHSFSFIYSPRPGTPAAQLPDDVPMAVKKERLAILQNRINAKAAEISQSMVGTQQRILVTGPSKKYPDQLSGRTENNRVVNFNGDTPLIGQMVTIKIKEARPYSLWGEIC; this comes from the coding sequence ATGAAAAAACTGTATTTAAAAACACATGGCTGTCAAATGAATGAGTACGATTCTGCAAAAATGGCAGACGTGCTTAAGTTCTCCCATGGTTTAGAATTAACTGAAGACCCCGCCGTTGCTGACGTTTTTTTACTAAATACTTGCTCAGTCCGCGAGAAAGCGCAGACTAAAGTCTTCTCAGAGCTAGGTCGCTGGCGTCCGTTTAAAGAAAAACGTCCTCACGTCGTCATCGGAGTGGGCGGCTGTGTCGCTAGTCAAGAAGGAGAAACTATCTTAAAACAAGCGCCCTTTGTTGACATCGTTTTTGGTCCACAAACCTTGCATCGCCTGCCTGATCTTTTGGATTCCGTTATTCAAAAAAGAAAATCGGTAGTGGACATTACCTTCCCCGAAATTGAAAAGTTCGACCGCTTACCACAGCCTCGTGCAGAGGGACCAAGCGCTTTTGTTTCGATTATGGAAGGATGCAGCAAGTACTGTACTTTTTGCGTGGTCCCTTATACCCGCGGTGAAGAAATCAGCCGGCCATTTGATGATGTGATTGCTGAAGTCGCCAGTTTGTGTGAACAAGGAGTGCGAGAAATTACTTTACTCGGGCAAAATGTAAATGATTATCGCGGGCTAATGCACGATGGACAGGTAGCGGATTTGGCATTATTGATCCATTACTTAGCCGCTATGGATAACATTGAGCGAATCCGTTTTACCACCTCTCATCCTTCAGCCTTTTCTGAAAATCTAATTGACGCTTATGCAGAAGAGCCCAAGCTCGCCAATCACCTGCATCTCCCCGTTCAAAGCGGGTCGGACCGTATTCTCGCCGCGATGAAGCGCAACTATACCGTCCTCGAATACAAATCGAAAATTCGCAAGCTTCGAGCGGTACGCCCGGATATTAGCCTTTCTTCTGATTTCATCATCGGTTTTCCTGGGGAAACCGACGCGGATTTTGAGGCAACGATGAATTTAATCCATGACATGGGTTTTGATCATTCGTTTAGTTTCATCTACAGCCCTCGTCCCGGCACACCGGCGGCTCAATTACCGGATGATGTGCCCATGGCTGTTAAAAAAGAACGTTTGGCCATTCTTCAAAATCGCATCAATGCGAAAGCGGCTGAAATCAGCCAGTCGATGGTCGGTACCCAGCAACGCATCTTAGTCACGGGACCCTCCAAAAAATACCCTGATCAATTGAGTGGCCGCACAGAAAATAATCGGGTCGTTAATTTTAATGGCGATACCCCATTGATTGGGCAGATGGTCACGATTAAAATTAAAGAAGCTCGCCCTTATTCACTCTGGGGTGAGATTTGTTAA
- the ybeY gene encoding rRNA maturation RNase YbeY, with protein sequence MISIDVQHATQFEDLPSLSNIEQWVETALQFIVTDKNKSALTIRFIDKEESTELNEHYRHKKGPTNVLSFPDEPIPGFPSESFGDLAICAPLVAEEAHAQHKTTEAHFAHLITHGFLHLLGYDHVENEDAEEMENLEIKILSQLGFENPYEE encoded by the coding sequence ATGATCTCTATTGATGTGCAGCACGCGACGCAATTCGAAGATCTTCCGAGTCTTTCAAACATAGAGCAATGGGTCGAAACGGCATTACAATTTATCGTCACGGATAAAAATAAATCGGCGTTAACTATTCGTTTTATTGATAAAGAAGAAAGCACTGAATTAAATGAGCATTACCGACATAAAAAAGGCCCTACGAATGTTTTGTCCTTTCCGGACGAACCCATTCCGGGTTTTCCTTCGGAGTCATTCGGGGATTTAGCGATCTGCGCGCCACTAGTGGCCGAAGAAGCTCACGCGCAACATAAGACTACAGAAGCTCATTTTGCTCATTTAATTACCCATGGCTTTTTACATTTGTTAGGGTATGATCATGTTGAAAATGAGGACGCTGAGGAAATGGAAAATTTGGAAATAAAAATTTTATCGCAGCTTGGATTCGAAAATCCGTATGAAGAATAA
- a CDS encoding ATP-binding protein has protein sequence MATISAHLLKNIISDQREEESIPLNYYHRSAEKKLEPLVKSKEVTVIMGVRRCGKSVLMHSVRVKAKEQDYYFNFEDDRLATFTNDDFQLLYEVFLELYGEQNTFYFDEIQNIPGWEMFVRRLYNGGNKIIITGSNATLFSEELGTRLTGRYMDISIYPFSFYEFVHYEDSNLLDQKNLSTKQTSKIKQLFNKYCTYGGIPEYVKNHQIDYLHTLYESILYRDIVSRYKLPNAIALKKLVFFLSSNCSKETTYVALQKLLGLGSSTTVSDYCSYLENSYLCFFLNRYSLSVKAQLLSPKKVYFVDHALAKILGFYFSDDYGRVLENIAFIELKRRYKAIYYHKAEKECDFLVQEGIKIIKAIQVCQTLFDPNTKKREIDGLLEALESYNLKEGYILTESEEGNETTIKGNKKYQIHILPLWKWLLT, from the coding sequence ATGGCGACGATCTCTGCACACTTGCTTAAAAATATCATTTCTGACCAGAGAGAAGAAGAAAGCATTCCTCTTAATTACTATCACCGAAGTGCGGAGAAAAAATTAGAACCTTTAGTAAAAAGTAAAGAAGTTACTGTAATCATGGGAGTTCGGCGCTGTGGTAAATCCGTCTTGATGCACAGTGTCCGAGTGAAAGCTAAAGAACAAGATTATTATTTCAACTTTGAAGATGATCGTTTAGCAACGTTCACTAACGATGACTTTCAGTTGCTTTATGAAGTTTTTTTAGAATTATATGGTGAACAAAACACTTTTTATTTTGATGAAATACAAAATATTCCCGGTTGGGAAATGTTTGTTCGACGATTATATAACGGTGGTAATAAAATTATAATCACAGGTTCAAATGCAACTTTATTTAGTGAGGAGTTAGGGACTCGATTAACTGGTCGTTACATGGATATCAGTATTTATCCATTTTCTTTTTATGAGTTCGTGCATTATGAAGATTCTAATTTACTGGATCAAAAGAATCTATCAACTAAGCAAACTAGTAAAATTAAACAATTATTCAATAAATACTGCACCTATGGTGGAATACCAGAATATGTAAAAAATCACCAGATAGATTATTTACATACTTTGTATGAAAGCATTCTCTATCGAGATATTGTTTCCAGATATAAATTACCAAATGCTATCGCTTTAAAAAAACTTGTTTTTTTCCTTTCCAGCAATTGCAGTAAAGAAACAACATACGTTGCATTACAAAAATTATTGGGGCTCGGCAGTTCTACTACCGTGTCGGATTATTGTAGTTACCTTGAAAATAGCTATTTATGCTTTTTTCTTAACAGATACAGTTTATCTGTAAAAGCTCAATTATTATCACCTAAAAAAGTTTATTTTGTTGATCATGCATTAGCAAAAATACTTGGTTTCTATTTTAGTGATGATTATGGAAGGGTGTTGGAAAATATCGCATTTATTGAATTAAAACGACGATATAAAGCAATTTATTATCATAAAGCTGAGAAAGAATGTGATTTTCTGGTTCAGGAAGGAATAAAAATTATTAAAGCGATTCAAGTTTGCCAAACGCTTTTCGATCCCAACACTAAAAAAAGAGAAATAGACGGACTCCTTGAGGCTTTAGAAAGCTACAATCTCAAAGAAGGTTATATTTTAACTGAAAGTGAAGAAGGTAATGAAACCACTATCAAAGGCAATAAAAAATATCAAATTCATATACTACCATTATGGAAATGGTTGCTGACTTAA
- a CDS encoding PhoH family protein, producing the protein MDISESTRRLELTPHDNKRLAKLCGQFDENLHFIERHLGVEINNRGSDFEIIGIPKSVDKAAEVLKSLYKEAAYRRSITPNEVLIRIRETQYPESETKHKEKVNDYELKTHQLRVKARTPNQQHYLNAIQKYDINFGIGPSGTGKTFLAVACAVSALEKEEVSRIVLTRPAVEAGEKLGYLPGDLTQKIDPYLRPLYDALFEMIGIAKVSQLSEKGIIEIAPLAYMRGRTLNDSFVILDEAQNATREQMKMFLTRIGFGSKAVITGDITQTDLPKTTESGLRHAITLLRDIDEIQFTFFKSNDIVRHPVVQRIIEAYEEENAE; encoded by the coding sequence TTGGATATTTCTGAATCAACGCGACGATTAGAATTAACGCCTCACGATAATAAACGCCTAGCGAAGCTTTGCGGGCAATTCGATGAGAATTTACACTTTATCGAACGCCACCTCGGCGTGGAAATCAACAATCGGGGCAGTGATTTTGAAATTATTGGCATCCCTAAATCAGTGGACAAAGCTGCAGAAGTGTTAAAATCTTTATACAAAGAAGCCGCCTATCGCCGAAGTATTACGCCGAATGAAGTGCTAATACGCATCCGCGAAACCCAATATCCTGAATCCGAAACAAAACATAAAGAAAAAGTTAACGACTATGAGCTTAAAACACACCAGCTCCGCGTTAAAGCACGCACGCCTAATCAACAACATTACCTTAATGCGATACAAAAATACGATATTAACTTTGGCATCGGTCCTTCCGGGACGGGTAAAACTTTTTTAGCCGTCGCCTGTGCAGTATCCGCTTTAGAAAAAGAAGAAGTCTCGCGCATTGTGCTAACACGACCGGCGGTAGAAGCCGGTGAAAAACTCGGTTATTTACCCGGCGATCTTACACAAAAAATTGATCCGTATCTGCGCCCTTTATACGACGCGTTGTTTGAAATGATTGGTATTGCGAAAGTTAGTCAACTTTCCGAAAAAGGGATTATTGAAATCGCTCCTCTCGCCTATATGCGCGGTCGAACGCTCAATGATTCTTTTGTTATTTTAGATGAAGCGCAAAATGCAACGCGAGAACAAATGAAAATGTTTTTGACCCGTATCGGCTTTGGGTCGAAAGCCGTTATTACGGGAGACATTACGCAAACGGATTTACCGAAAACGACGGAATCGGGATTGCGACATGCCATTACTTTATTGCGTGACATCGACGAAATTCAATTTACCTTTTTTAAATCAAATGATATCGTTCGGCATCCGGTGGTCCAGCGGATTATTGAAGCTTATGAGGAAGAAAACGCCGAATGA
- a CDS encoding HlyC/CorC family transporter → MRETMNEDPHPHRSWLERLSHALLWEPKDREQLIELLHDAKERNLLDQDALAMIEGVLRVSEKKVRDVMIPRAQMVVVDHDATPQSTLPIIIESAHSRFPIISESRDEVIGILLAKDLLQYTVGEKQAKAQIKDLARPAIFIPESKRLDVLLNEFRLKRYHMAIVVDEYGSVSGLITIEDVLEQIVGSIQDETDIVEEEPITKLNPKEFTVKALTPIDVFNNYFGTKINDEDFDTIGGYVMQQIGHLPKRGESIVIDSMKITVMLATKRSIQLLHLTKKTENE, encoded by the coding sequence TTGCGAGAAACAATGAACGAAGATCCCCACCCTCACCGATCCTGGCTGGAACGTTTAAGCCATGCTTTACTTTGGGAACCCAAAGACCGCGAACAACTCATTGAACTCTTACATGACGCCAAAGAACGTAATCTTTTGGACCAAGATGCGCTGGCGATGATAGAAGGTGTATTGAGGGTTTCTGAAAAGAAAGTGCGCGATGTGATGATTCCTCGCGCCCAAATGGTTGTTGTTGACCACGATGCTACACCGCAATCAACATTACCTATTATCATCGAATCCGCGCATTCCCGCTTTCCCATCATTAGCGAAAGCCGCGACGAAGTCATCGGTATTTTATTAGCCAAGGATTTATTGCAATACACCGTAGGAGAAAAGCAAGCGAAAGCCCAAATCAAAGATCTCGCGCGTCCCGCTATTTTTATCCCGGAAAGTAAACGTTTGGATGTTTTGCTAAATGAATTCCGGTTAAAGCGCTACCATATGGCCATCGTGGTAGACGAGTATGGGAGCGTCTCCGGTTTAATCACTATCGAAGATGTTCTCGAGCAAATTGTAGGCAGCATTCAAGATGAAACGGACATTGTTGAAGAAGAACCTATTACCAAACTTAATCCTAAAGAATTTACGGTTAAAGCCTTAACGCCTATCGATGTTTTCAATAATTATTTTGGGACCAAGATTAATGATGAAGATTTTGATACAATTGGCGGCTACGTAATGCAACAAATCGGACACTTACCGAAAAGAGGCGAATCCATCGTAATTGATTCCATGAAAATAACCGTCATGCTAGCTACTAAACGAAGTATTCAATTGCTGCATTTAACGAAGAAAACCGAAAATGAATAG
- the lnt gene encoding apolipoprotein N-acyltransferase: MNSVLALIAGAILPLAFAPFNWFPIAFVSPAILLAVWLRSRPLVAWWRGWLFGFGFFGAGASWVYVSIHHFGNANVPLAVLITVLFVFVLALFIAFQGLSFSLFFRKRKAALTALFAFPAWWVVWEWLRSILFTGFPWLFLGYSQINSPLKGFGPLFGIYGISLIVAFISGCIYLLVTSKKLNKKIMCLILIILPFIVGWVLTFIPWTRPGSESVRVGLVQGNIGQRLKWDPDTLYSTLHTYYSETQKNWDHGIIVWPEAAIPIYPQQVSVFLQALDKEAKQHNTALMTGIPIYHEKTNKVFNGLMVLGDGHGLYLKRHLVPFGESFTSSKICNLLMKYFDIPMSDLSPGPEDQEPTVVKGIPFAPFICYEIAYPTEVLNHLSNKQFIVVVNDDSWFAGTIAPAQQLQIAQMRALETERYLLYSTNTGITAIISPEGKIVKSAPQNQRLLLTGQIKPVTGKTPLMRWNYYPVVGIIIIFLLLTFL; this comes from the coding sequence ATGAATAGTGTTCTTGCACTAATAGCCGGGGCAATTTTGCCGCTCGCTTTCGCGCCGTTTAACTGGTTCCCTATCGCTTTTGTTTCTCCCGCGATTTTACTTGCCGTTTGGTTACGTTCGCGACCACTCGTCGCATGGTGGCGGGGTTGGCTTTTCGGATTTGGTTTTTTTGGGGCGGGTGCTTCGTGGGTATACGTCAGCATTCATCATTTTGGCAATGCCAATGTCCCTTTAGCTGTTTTGATTACCGTTCTGTTTGTTTTTGTACTGGCTTTATTTATTGCTTTCCAAGGGCTCTCCTTTTCCTTATTTTTTAGAAAAAGAAAAGCGGCATTGACGGCTTTATTTGCTTTTCCAGCATGGTGGGTTGTTTGGGAATGGCTGCGCAGCATATTGTTCACTGGATTCCCTTGGCTTTTTTTGGGTTACAGTCAAATTAATTCTCCTCTAAAAGGTTTTGGACCTCTCTTTGGCATTTATGGTATTTCACTCATTGTGGCTTTTATCAGCGGATGTATTTATCTTCTTGTTACCTCTAAAAAGCTTAATAAAAAGATAATGTGCCTTATTCTCATAATCCTACCTTTTATCGTGGGTTGGGTTTTGACTTTTATTCCTTGGACGCGCCCGGGTTCAGAATCCGTTCGGGTAGGATTAGTTCAAGGAAACATAGGCCAACGATTGAAATGGGACCCCGACACCCTTTATTCCACTTTGCATACGTATTATTCTGAAACACAGAAAAATTGGGACCACGGCATCATCGTTTGGCCAGAAGCTGCTATCCCTATTTACCCCCAACAAGTTTCCGTTTTTCTTCAAGCTTTGGATAAAGAAGCCAAACAACATAATACGGCTTTAATGACAGGCATTCCCATTTATCATGAAAAAACAAACAAAGTGTTTAATGGACTAATGGTTCTCGGCGATGGCCACGGCCTTTATTTAAAGCGACATTTGGTTCCTTTTGGAGAGTCGTTCACTTCGTCAAAAATATGTAACCTCCTTATGAAATATTTTGATATTCCGATGTCCGACTTAAGCCCCGGCCCTGAAGATCAAGAACCCACGGTTGTTAAAGGTATTCCATTTGCGCCGTTTATTTGCTATGAAATCGCTTACCCTACTGAAGTGCTAAACCATTTGTCTAACAAGCAATTTATCGTTGTGGTCAATGATGATAGCTGGTTCGCTGGAACCATCGCCCCTGCACAACAATTGCAAATTGCCCAAATGCGAGCGCTCGAAACGGAGCGTTATTTACTCTATAGCACCAACACCGGCATTACCGCCATTATCAGTCCCGAAGGAAAAATCGTAAAATCCGCCCCGCAGAATCAACGACTCCTATTAACCGGCCAAATTAAACCAGTCACCGGGAAAACCCCTTTAATGAGGTGGAATTATTATCCTGTAGTAGGAATAATTATCATTTTCCTGTTATTAACCTTTCTTTAA
- a CDS encoding APC family permease has translation MNNVHAYKRRIGPIGLMMSAVSAMIGSGWLFSSLYVGRLAGPASILAWIFGGILVMIVALTYAEIVTMLPITGGSTRFPQLTHGTFVSLFFGWITWFTLMTAPAIEVQAMIQYAANYWPTLIRHHGAGMHGLSPLGYLIATLMMIGFSLINIYSIRLITRLNNIFSFWKLIIPVLTAIVLMVVAFHPNNFNNPHYGGFMPNGWKGVFAALATGGILFAFNGFKQAVELAGEAENPNRTVIIGILGSLIIVLIIYLLLEIGFIGALSPESLSKGWFFVHFIGDAGPLAGLLMTFGVTWMAILLYIDAMIATSAAGLVYSTSSSRTLYGLSANRQLPKFLQEVNERGIPAKAVFVNFIVGMTFFLPFHGWYAMAEFMSSIIALSYITGPICCLSLRYQLPEHKRVFRLPLITVWSFFGFYICTLIVYWAGWSVVSKLGLSLFISFMLFVVYRLFSKRPRGIHMNWRAATWMWPYLVGLNVISYLGSYGGGINKIHFGWDFLYLAILCFCCLYLAVTFRASDKHVAETLVRFEEEVKTGIPSTVPDEEFENPSLVRKEVSYID, from the coding sequence ATGAATAACGTGCATGCCTACAAACGACGCATTGGCCCGATCGGTTTAATGATGTCAGCGGTCAGCGCCATGATCGGGTCGGGGTGGTTATTTAGTTCGTTGTACGTGGGTCGTTTAGCAGGTCCTGCATCCATACTTGCCTGGATATTCGGGGGCATCTTAGTCATGATAGTGGCCCTCACTTACGCAGAAATAGTGACTATGTTGCCTATCACCGGAGGCAGCACGCGCTTCCCCCAATTAACGCACGGTACGTTTGTAAGTCTTTTTTTTGGGTGGATTACCTGGTTTACCCTAATGACCGCTCCCGCTATCGAAGTGCAAGCCATGATTCAATACGCGGCGAATTACTGGCCCACTTTAATTCGGCATCATGGGGCGGGAATGCATGGATTAAGCCCGCTTGGGTATCTGATTGCCACACTCATGATGATCGGTTTTAGTTTAATTAATATTTATTCCATTCGTTTAATTACACGGCTCAATAACATTTTCTCTTTTTGGAAATTAATTATTCCCGTTTTGACGGCGATTGTATTGATGGTCGTGGCCTTTCATCCCAATAATTTTAATAATCCTCACTATGGCGGATTTATGCCTAATGGCTGGAAAGGCGTTTTTGCCGCATTGGCAACGGGCGGTATTTTGTTTGCTTTTAATGGTTTTAAACAAGCCGTGGAATTAGCCGGTGAGGCGGAAAATCCAAATCGAACCGTAATTATCGGCATTCTCGGTAGTTTAATCATCGTATTGATTATTTATTTATTACTGGAAATCGGCTTTATCGGTGCGCTAAGCCCCGAGAGTTTATCCAAAGGCTGGTTTTTCGTGCATTTTATTGGCGATGCGGGCCCCTTAGCGGGTTTATTAATGACTTTTGGTGTTACATGGATGGCCATTCTTTTGTATATCGACGCCATGATCGCCACCAGCGCCGCTGGGCTTGTTTATAGTACGAGCTCCTCGCGAACCCTCTACGGTTTAAGCGCCAACCGCCAATTACCTAAATTCTTACAAGAAGTGAACGAACGCGGTATTCCCGCTAAAGCGGTGTTCGTGAATTTTATTGTTGGGATGACATTTTTTCTGCCTTTCCATGGCTGGTATGCCATGGCTGAATTTATGTCCTCCATTATCGCCTTATCTTATATCACCGGCCCGATTTGTTGTTTGTCTTTACGTTATCAACTGCCGGAACATAAGCGTGTTTTTCGTTTACCGTTAATCACCGTCTGGAGTTTTTTTGGTTTTTATATTTGCACACTCATTGTTTATTGGGCCGGATGGAGTGTCGTTTCTAAACTGGGATTGAGTCTTTTTATTTCTTTTATGCTTTTTGTGGTTTACCGTTTGTTTTCTAAACGCCCGCGCGGTATTCACATGAATTGGCGCGCTGCGACATGGATGTGGCCCTATTTAGTGGGATTAAATGTGATTTCTTATTTAGGTTCTTACGGCGGCGGTATTAATAAAATTCACTTCGGTTGGGATTTTCTATACCTTGCTATTTTATGTTTTTGTTGTCTTTATTTGGCGGTTACCTTCCGAGCCAGCGACAAACACGTTGCGGAGACCCTTGTCCGCTTCGAAGAGGAAGTCAAGACGGGCATTCCCTCAACGGTGCCAGATGAAGAATTTGAAAACCCCTCGCTGGTCAGGAAAGAGGTCTCCTACATTGATTAA
- a CDS encoding MFS transporter has product MKNNREIPLQSQERDPSFLRGTLIPWIICLLAALFYFYDFFLRVTPSVMIHPLMDQFNVGAPTIGFISAFYYYAYTPLQIPSGVIMDRYNPRWVLTLSALLCTVGAFVFATFLSLPAAFFGRILMGVGSAFGFIGALKLAALWLPKKHFALFAGIATALGTIGAVVADILLSRVVVVLGWRQAVYLTVYVGIGLTVLLFLLIRDKPSWVVQVPRSYFSWKHTWGRVLELLKNWRFWMAGFVGCFLFLPISVFASLWGVNFMIQAYHLPPAEGATAVALLFIGSALGFPFAGWFSDRIQNRRVPLFIGISSTFVLTLILIYVPGLPLSVALSLLFLIGFCVGPQALIFAIAREISPPRSTGISTAATNFIVTIGAAIFQPLIGYLLVLCWPGTQTLAGTPFYTVQNYQFALFVLPALLFIAFLMMFAVPKTACQKLYDQRHLTD; this is encoded by the coding sequence ATGAAGAATAATCGAGAAATACCCTTACAATCGCAAGAACGTGATCCCTCCTTTTTAAGAGGCACTTTGATCCCGTGGATAATTTGTCTTCTCGCTGCCCTATTTTATTTCTATGATTTCTTTCTTCGCGTCACGCCCAGCGTGATGATCCACCCTTTAATGGATCAATTCAACGTTGGAGCGCCCACGATTGGGTTTATTTCGGCTTTTTATTATTATGCCTATACGCCTTTGCAAATCCCTTCCGGTGTTATCATGGACCGGTATAATCCCCGCTGGGTACTTACCTTGTCCGCGCTTTTATGCACCGTTGGCGCTTTCGTTTTTGCTACTTTTCTGAGTTTACCGGCTGCTTTTTTCGGCCGCATCCTGATGGGGGTGGGATCCGCCTTTGGTTTTATTGGCGCCTTAAAATTAGCGGCCTTATGGCTTCCCAAAAAACATTTTGCTTTATTTGCGGGCATCGCTACCGCGTTAGGTACCATCGGCGCTGTGGTTGCGGATATTCTCTTGTCGCGAGTCGTGGTCGTTTTGGGTTGGCGGCAAGCCGTTTATTTGACTGTTTATGTCGGCATTGGTTTGACGGTTTTGTTATTTTTATTGATTCGCGACAAGCCTTCTTGGGTAGTTCAAGTCCCTCGCAGTTATTTCTCCTGGAAACACACGTGGGGACGTGTACTTGAATTATTAAAAAATTGGCGTTTCTGGATGGCCGGTTTTGTGGGGTGTTTTCTCTTTTTGCCCATTTCGGTATTTGCTTCGTTATGGGGCGTTAATTTTATGATTCAGGCCTACCATTTGCCCCCGGCCGAGGGCGCCACCGCGGTTGCTTTATTGTTTATCGGCAGCGCTCTGGGTTTTCCCTTTGCCGGCTGGTTTTCAGACCGCATCCAAAATCGTCGCGTACCTCTTTTCATAGGAATCAGCAGCACTTTCGTCTTGACCCTTATTCTCATTTACGTTCCAGGCTTACCCCTTTCAGTGGCTTTAAGCTTGCTGTTTTTAATTGGATTCTGCGTGGGACCACAAGCGTTGATATTTGCGATCGCCAGAGAAATCAGTCCACCACGCTCCACCGGTATTTCCACGGCCGCCACGAATTTCATAGTGACCATTGGAGCAGCGATCTTTCAGCCGCTCATTGGTTATTTACTCGTCCTTTGTTGGCCAGGCACTCAAACGCTGGCAGGAACCCCCTTTTATACAGTTCAAAACTATCAGTTCGCGCTTTTTGTTTTGCCGGCGTTGTTATTCATCGCCTTTCTTATGATGTTCGCCGTGCCAAAAACCGCTTGTCAGAAATTGTACGACCAACGTCACCTGACGGATTAA
- a CDS encoding leucyl aminopeptidase family protein, whose amino-acid sequence MADCYLTEKKKNFIPIQPMMPDELPDWLDTQDARTQQWVKASGFVGLAGTICSIPESTGALQRVLLGVSDYEYSWDFGGLSKVLPPGAFQLNRDDFEDDEYYERALLAFGLGSYQFNAYRKRSPYLAKLFLPQAHRKRVTDWLTTIYLIRDLINTPAEDMGPSELAQAVKHVAKEFEAKVKIIESKDLETEFPAIYAVGRAGSRPPLLIDLKWGDIKAPKVTLVGKGVCFDSGGLDIKTPGGMLLMKKDMGGAAHALGLARMIMLQQLPVRLRLLIPAVENAIGSRSYRPGDVVQTRARKTIEITNTDAEGRVVLADALAEAVKEDPDLIIDFSTLTGAARIALGPNLPALFANQDSLAQALIDASLKTDDPLWRLPLFQPYRNYLKSEVADLTNSSQNRMAGAITAALFLQHFVSDQIPWAHFDIFAWNLEDLPGRPIGGEAMALRAVFHYLEQQYR is encoded by the coding sequence GTGGCTGATTGCTATCTCACTGAAAAGAAAAAGAATTTCATACCGATTCAACCCATGATGCCGGATGAGTTGCCGGATTGGTTAGATACGCAAGATGCCCGTACCCAACAATGGGTGAAAGCAAGTGGATTTGTAGGGTTGGCGGGTACTATTTGCTCTATTCCGGAATCCACGGGCGCCTTGCAGCGGGTTTTGCTCGGTGTGAGTGATTACGAATACAGTTGGGACTTCGGGGGGTTGTCGAAAGTTTTGCCTCCGGGAGCCTTTCAGCTAAATCGGGATGATTTTGAAGATGATGAATATTATGAACGCGCTTTGCTCGCCTTTGGGCTAGGCAGTTACCAGTTTAATGCCTACCGGAAAAGATCCCCTTATTTAGCAAAATTGTTTTTACCACAAGCGCACCGAAAACGGGTGACCGATTGGTTGACGACGATTTATTTAATTCGCGATTTAATTAACACGCCCGCCGAAGACATGGGGCCATCGGAATTAGCACAAGCGGTTAAGCATGTGGCGAAGGAATTTGAAGCAAAAGTCAAAATAATCGAAAGCAAAGACCTTGAAACCGAATTTCCGGCAATTTACGCCGTTGGCCGTGCTGGCAGCCGGCCGCCACTGTTAATCGATCTAAAATGGGGCGATATTAAAGCCCCGAAAGTGACGTTAGTCGGCAAAGGAGTGTGTTTTGACAGCGGTGGTTTAGATATAAAAACCCCCGGGGGTATGCTCTTAATGAAAAAGGACATGGGGGGCGCGGCGCATGCCTTAGGGCTGGCTCGGATGATCATGCTGCAACAATTGCCCGTGCGTTTACGCTTACTCATTCCCGCCGTGGAAAACGCCATTGGAAGTCGAAGCTATCGCCCTGGCGATGTGGTGCAAACTCGCGCCCGGAAAACAATCGAAATTACCAATACGGATGCGGAAGGCCGAGTTGTCCTGGCGGATGCTTTAGCGGAAGCGGTGAAAGAAGATCCCGATTTGATCATCGACTTTTCTACACTCACCGGTGCTGCGCGGATAGCGCTTGGGCCGAATTTACCCGCGTTATTTGCTAATCAAGATTCACTGGCGCAAGCGTTGATCGACGCCTCGCTTAAAACTGACGATCCACTGTGGCGATTGCCTTTGTTTCAGCCTTATCGGAATTATTTAAAAAGTGAGGTAGCTGACCTCACCAACAGTTCACAAAACCGCATGGCTGGCGCCATTACCGCCGCTTTATTTTTACAGCATTTTGTCTCCGATCAAATTCCGTGGGCGCATTTTGATATTTTTGCGTGGAATTTAGAGGACTTGCCTGGACGGCCGATCGGGGGAGAAGCGATGGCTTTGCGCGCTGTCTTCCATTACCTTGAACAGCAATATCGGTGA